A window of the Hevea brasiliensis isolate MT/VB/25A 57/8 chromosome 6, ASM3005281v1, whole genome shotgun sequence genome harbors these coding sequences:
- the LOC110663124 gene encoding uncharacterized protein LOC110663124, which translates to MALRPVAVLLFAVVLSGIFQLSRCQVLKGNLTCLDCSSHYDFSGIKVLVKCANVKRLAASTTKSQGSFEVELPSGSSSRTSTTPLNCLAKLIGGSSQIYASRKNMVSKIVKIQDSSSYTISTPLVFSTTSPVGKLKNIGSSKTIDLPVPREWGLAPSSFYTPFFPIIGIP; encoded by the exons ATGGCGCTTCGTCCTGTTGCAGTGCTGCTTTTTGCTGTGGTTCTTTCAGGGATTTTTCAGCTGTCGAGATGCCAAGTCCTCAAAGGGAACCTCACTTGCCTTGATTGCAGTAGCCATTATGACTTCTCAG GCATCAAGGTTTTAGTGAAGTGTGCTAATGTGAAAAGGTTAGCTGCAAGTACAACAAAAAGTCAGGGCTCCTTTGAGGTTGAGCTTCCTTCAGGTAGTAGCTCAAGAACTTCAACTACTCCATTGAATTGCCTAGCCAAGCTTATTGGTGGTTCAAGCCAGATCTATGCGTCAAGGAAGAACATGGTGTCCAAGATTGTGAAAATCCAAGATTCTAGCTCATACACTATCTCCACTCCTCTTGTCTTTTCCACTACCTCCCCTGTTGGGAAGCTAAAAAACATAGGTTCCTCCAAGACAATTGATCTGCCTGTCCCAAGGGAGTGGGGCTTAGCACCTTCTAGCTTTTATACTCCCTTCTTTCCTATAATTGGAATCCCTTGA